In Malus sylvestris chromosome 15, drMalSylv7.2, whole genome shotgun sequence, a single genomic region encodes these proteins:
- the LOC126605342 gene encoding endoribonuclease Dicer homolog 3a-like encodes MEVEESNSNPLDHAADDDQSPQSSKNFSPRRYQSEVYEVARRRNTIAVLETGSGKTMIAVMLIRDYEGCQTNNSSGGAKKLIIFLAPTVHLVHQQFKVIKESTNYNVGEYYGALGVDSWTMERWEKKMNEHDVLVMTPQIFLDALRKAFLSLEAVCLMIIDECHRATGNHPYTKIMKEFYHKSGNKPKIFGLTASPVIKKGVSSTKDCEGQLSELESILDSQIYTIEDITETEVCVPSAKETCRFYGQAWFLSSDLKEKMEASWSKVDASLSKLQVSVESNLSDMDDKIKTLQKRMSNDYTKILYCLDELGLICTYEAVKICLENAPKCAKACELYREGSLQCRRFLEEVFGIIRESFLHGSENFLDFGFDHLKAVDVGYVSPKLNELVQIFRSFGRSREVRCLIFVDRIITAKVIERFMKKVTSLSHFTVSYLTGSTTSVDSLAPKIQKETLELFCSGEVNLLFATDVVEEGIHVPSCSCVVRFDLPKTVRSYVQSRGRARQDNSQFITMLERGNKKQRDQLYEIVRSEFLMTDTAMKRDPEACILKACPLEETNVYTVDSTGASVTADSSVSLVHKYCETLPRDKYFTPKPTFHISYLGECYECKITLPPNAAFQTLVGPVCKKSSLAKQLVCLEACQQLHQNGALNDHLLPVVDVPDVKRKEQASGAGTTKRKELHGTTCIRMLSGTWGEKLDAAIFQAYKFDFSCNIASELYSGFILLIESKLADDVGNLKLDLYLISKTVKASVSFCGEVHLDGEQMEKAKCFQEFFFNGLFGKLYGTKSARKRRELLLEKETRKLWTPSCLYLLLPVETLNDSKDESWRINWAGINSCVSVVEFLKRNSSLSSHQCNVDTGNSVPRTVSSETEYNSAGIVHFANCSVDVKNLKDTVVVAIHTGRIYSVDEVMSNTSAESPFDVKKDNVSSQYTSFSEYFNKRYGIVLRYPGQPLLQLKQSHNPHNLLVNFNGEGGGGKTLQSGVVIGKQIMYAHMPPELLVAIGIPRDVLKSCYLLPSLIHRLESLMLASQLREEINYHSSSFRISSLLILEALTTLRCNDEFSMERLELLGDSVLKYTVSCHLFLKYPKKHEGQLTSCRTLTICNSNLHRLGINRKLQGYIRDCAFDPCRWVSPGQISLRPIPCNCGVETLEVPVDGKFQTEDPKVVVGKSCDKGHRWMCSKTISDCVEALIGAYYVAGGLPAAIHMMKWLYIDVELEPSLVADAITMASLHSYTLKANEIAIMESKLHYEFSTKGILLEAITHASDQESGGGYCYERLEFLGDSVLDLLITRHLYHSHTDIDPGELTDLRSASVNNESFAQVAVRRDLQQHLQHASMLLLSQITEYVKSLSEPDSGTTLQGTKGPKALGDMMESIAGAILIDTKLNLDEVWRIFEPLLSPIVTPDKLELPPLRELIELCNSLGYHRKEKCTNKGEMFHAELTVQLKDVLLTGEGCNRTKKGAKGEAARRLLKKLEEKGFSFSKKRKLDADQVGDSTSRDINHKVGDQVTVKDSSGVVVYKRRKITEVPLAAQTTGVSPSVIDWKTSSPNNAAPVIEAINIKKGGPRSALFQLCKKLQWPKPDFQITETQSRTPIRFGESSTKYFNSFVAQVTLHIPNSGIIDCSGDARPDKGSSEDSAAVVLFYELQRQGRVIIGG; translated from the exons ATGGAAGTAGAAGAATCCAATTCCAACCCACTCGATCATGCCGCTGATGATGATCAGTCACCGCAATCTTCCAAGAACTTCAGTCCCagaag GTATCAGTCGGAGGTGTACGAGGTTGCGAGGCGAAGGAACACGATAGCGGTGCTGGAGACCGGTTCCGGGAAGACGATGATAGCTGTGATGCTCATCAGAGACTATGAAGGCTGCCAAACTAATAATTCAAGTGGTGGTGCCAAAAAATTGATCATCTTTTTGGCTCCAACTGTTCATCTTGTTCACCAG CAATTTAAGGTTATTAAAGAAAGCACAAATTATAACGTAGGAGAGTATTATGGTGCGTTGGGAGTTGATTCGTGGACCATGGAGCGCtgggaaaagaaaatgaatgagcatgat GTGCTAGTTATGACCCCCCAGATTTTTTTGGATGCCTTAAGAAAGGCATTCTTGAGTTTGGAAGCAGTATGCTTGATGATTATTGACGAGTGCCATCGGGCTACTGGAAACCATCCTTATACAAAGATAATGAAG GAGTTTTATCACAAGTCTGGTAATAAGCCAAAGATTTTTGGCTTGACGGCATCACCTGTTATAAAAAAGG GTGTCTCATCCACCAAGGATTGTGAGGGCCAGTTATCAGAACTTGAAAGCATTTTAGATTCTCAG ATTTATACTATTGAGGACATAACAGAGACGGAAGTATGTGTCCCTTCTGCAAAAGAAACTTGTCGATTTTATGGCCAAGCATGGTTTCTGAGTTCGGATTTGAAAGAAAAGATGGAAGCCTCTTGGTCCAAG GTTGATGCTTCATTATCAAAGTTGCAGGTATCAGTAGAAAGTAATCTGAGTGACATGGATGATAAAATTAAGACATTGCAGAAACGAATGTCTAATGACTACACAAAGATCTTGTATTGCCTTGACGAGCTTGGTCTCATATGTACTTACGAG GCTGTTAAGATCTGTTTAGAGAATGCTCCGAAATGCGCGAAGGCGTGTGAACTTTATAGAGAGGGCTCTTTGCAGTGCAGACGTTTTCTTGAGGAAGTGTTTGGTATAATTAGGGAATCGTTTCTGCATG GTTCTGAAAATTTCTTGGATTTCGGGTTTGACCATTTGAAGGCAGTAGATGTGGGCTACGTATCTCCAAAATTAAATGAACTTGTTCAAATTTTTCGTTCTTTTGG AAGATCTAGGGAAGTGCGGTGCCTCATATTTGTTGATAGAATCATCACGGCTAAAGTGATTGAAAGATTCATGAAGAAGGTTACTTCTTTGTCTCATTTTACGGTTTCCTATTTGACTGGAAGCACTACATCAGTTGACTCTCTGGCGCCAAAAATACAAAAGGAGACATTGGAGTTATTCTGCTCTGGGGAG GTCAATTTATTATTTGCTACTGATGTAGTTGAGGAGGGAATTCATGTTCCGAGCTGCTCCTGTGTGGTACGTTTTGACCTGCCAAAGACAGTGCGTAGTTACGTCCAGTCGAGGGGACGGGCTCGGCAAGATAACTCTCAGTTCATCACAATGCTGGAGAG gggaaacaagaaacaaagggATCAACTATATGAGATTGTCAGGAGTGAGTTTTTGATGACAGATACAGCTATGAAAAGAGATCCTGAAGCATGCATTTTGAAAGCATGTCCTTTGGAGGAAACAAATGTATATACTGTGGACTCCACTGGAGCATCAGTCACTGCAGATTCTAGTGTCAGTCTTGTACATAAATATTGTGAAACGCTGCCAAGGGATAA GTACTTCACTCCAAAGCCAACTTTTCATATCTCATATCTTGGAGAGTGTTACGAGTGTAAGATCACATTGCCTCCAAATGCAGCTTTCCAAACGTTAGTTGGCCCTGTATGCAAGAAATCTTCTTTAGCAAAGCAGCTTGTCTGCTTGGAAGCGTGTCAGCAGCTACATCAAAATGGTGCCCTGAATGACCATCTTCTCCCAGTCGTTGATGTGCCTGATGTGAAAAGAAAAGAGCAAGCTTCTGGTGCAG GAACTACTAAAAGGAAGGAACTACATGGTACAACTTGCATTCGTATGCTATCTGGAACTTGGGGGGAGAAACTTGATGCTGCCATTTTTCAGGCATATAAGTTTGACTTCTCCTGTAACATTGCCAGTGAGTTGTATTCTGGATTTATTCTTCTCATTGAGTCGAAGCTTGCTGATGATGTGGGGAATCTCAAATTGGACCTTTACCTGATTTCGAAAACAGTTAAGGCTTCTGTTTCTTTCTGTGGGGAGGTTCATTTAGACGGGGAACAG ATGGAAAAAGCAAAGTGCTTTCAGGAATTTTTCTTTAATGGATTGTTTGGGAAATTGTATGGAACCAAATCAGCTCGAAAACGTAGAGAACTTTTACTGgagaaagaaacaagaaaactGTGGACCCCATCGTGCTTATATTTGCTTCTTCCAGTTGAGACATTGAATGATTCAAAAGATGAATCTTGGAGAATAAATTGGGCAGGGATCAATTCTTGTGTTTCTGTGGTAGAGTTCTTAAAGAGAAACTCGTCTTTGAGCAGTCACCAGTGTAACGTTGACACAGGGAACTCAGTTCCAAGAACTGTATCATCTGAGACTGAGTACAACAGTGCAGGGATAGTTCACTTTGCTAATTGCTCTGTTGATGTAAAAAATCTCAAAGATACGGTGGTGGTGGCTATCCATACTGGAAGAATCTACTCTGTTGATGAGGTTATGAGTAACACTTCTGCTGAGAGTCCTTTTGATGTAAAGAAAGACAATGTATCATCACAATATACTTCATTTTCTGAGTACTTCAACAAAAG ATACGGGATTGTGCTCCGGTATCCTGGTCAGCCTCTGTTGCAACTGAAACAAAGTCATAATCCGCACAACCTTCTTGTGAACTttaatggtgaag GTGGTGGTGGTAAGACATTGCAATCTGGCGTTGTTATTGGAAAGCAGATTATGTATGCTCACATGCCGCCTGAGCTTCTAGTTGCTATTGGTATCCCAAGAGACGTTCTAAAGTCATGTTATTTACTACCATCGTTGATTCATCGCTTGGAGTCCTTGATGCTAGCCAGTCAACTTAGAGAAGAGATAAATTATCATTCTAGCAGCTTTCGGATATCAAGCTTATTG ATTCTAGAAGCACTTACAACACTAAGATGCAATGATGAATTTTCTATGGAGCGCTTGGAATTGCTCGGTGATTCGGTTTTAAAATATACTGTGAGTTGCCACCTCTTTCTCAAATATCCCAAAAAGCATGAAGGACAATTAACTAGTTGCCGCACCCTGACTATCTGTAACTCAAACCTACATAGATTGGGCATAAATCGCAAGTTACAG GGATACATCCGTGATTGTGCGTTTGACCCATGTCGTTGGGTTTCTCCAGGGCAGATTTCTCTACGACCCATTCCTTGTAATTGTGGAGTGGAGACTTTAGAAGTACCCGTAGATGGAAAATTCCAAACTGAAGACCCTAAAGTTGTGGTTGGGAAGAGCTGTGATAAGGGCCATAGATGGATGTGTTCCAAAACAATCTCTGATTGTGTTGAAGCCCTTATAGGAGCATACTATGTTGCTGGTGGATTGCCTGCTGCAATTCATATGATGAAGTGGCTTTATATTGATGTAGAACTTGAGCCTTCCTTGGTTGCTGATGCAATTACTATGGCGTCTCTTCATTCGTACACCCTGAAAGCTAATGAGATTGCAATCATGGAGTCAAAGCTTCACTATGAATTTTCTACCAAGGGTATCTTACTTGAGGCCATAACACATGCATCTGATCAAGAATCAGGAGGTGGCTACTGTTATGAG CGACTAGAATTTCTAGGTGACTCTGTGTTGGACCTGCTTATTACAAGGCATCTCTATCATAGCCACACAGATATTGATCCAGGCGAGTTAACTGACTTGCGTTCAGCTTCTGTTAATAATGAAAGTTTTGCACAAGTTGCTGTTAGACGTGATCTTCAGCAGCATCTACAGCATGCCTCTATGTTACTTCTAAGTCAGATAACAGAATATGTGAAGTCTCTTTCAGAACCTGACAGTGGTACCACACTTCAAGGCACAAAGGGTCCTAAG GCTCTCGGAGACATGATGGAAAGTATTGCAGGGGCAATTCTAATTGATACCAAACTTAACCTTGATGAAGTGTGGAGAATATTTGAACCATTATTATCTCCAATTGTGACTCCTGACAAACTTGAGCTGCCTCCACTACGGGAGCTGATTGAACTATGCAACTCGCTTGGGTACCATAGAAAAGAGAAGTGTACCAATAAGGGTGAGATGTTTCATGCCGAGCTTACTGTGCAGCTGAAAGATGTTCTGTTGACTGGAGAGGGGTGCAATCGGACTAAAAAAGGTGCAAAAGGAGAAGCAGCTCGTCGTTTACTTAAAAAACTTGAG GAGAAAGGTTTTTCATTTTCCAAGAAGAGGAAACTTGATGCTGACCAAGTAGGCGATTCAACTTCCCGTGACATCAACCATAAGGTCGGCGACCAAGTAACTGTCAAAGATTCTTCAGGGGTAGTGGTCTATAAAAGGCGAAAGATAACTGAAGT
- the LOC126601090 gene encoding pentatricopeptide repeat-containing protein At4g33170: MSLSKKGSFTNDTKLSTANKATALNPNAAEFVPFSLRSPSSGSTSAAQVTTKFSSSGTFGKAVLDRTESSTSNNSDDEAHQYWRHQLPDDITPDFKVMGEDESQGLGNLSLAGLSLHEDVEATRFPASTGSGYLLNESHINGNSFSEKLRASAPPFGGEDLSSASFLHMSPKPWDKQILNSNQFVSNGQEEYPYDGMSRHGFMNDMLGEHAIVEGADINPAEFLASQFPGFSAQSLAEVYFANGCDLNLTVEMLTQLELQVDGGFNENLNSKTLSVPDLSSMDFPALTPTDGQHGHSKYAGDDDFQSGNPYRSSDKDNMLLFKSSSSIPTRGAIDFASAVRKLATQDSGWKYERNGSADAAIGSSRRSQLLNSTYSTGHGRGMYSDRSQNRGSPRTAPVWLETGDAVANMYSDLRDEARDHARLRNAYFEQARQAYVVGNKALAKELSVKGQLHNMHMKEAHEKAQESIYRQRNPVSPEMQGNGRSQERMIDLHGLHVSEALHVLKHELSVLRNAARAGEPGILVYICVGTGHHTRGSRTPARLPIAVQRYLLEEEGIDYTEPQPGLLRILLYKYWTPLSYVFRSTNTRILSFGGKTRQCNQVTIMQLQPHLRPKSISLLTNSPHPLSLFSLFAFSSLSTPLSHSSPICPSSSSSSQWFSVLRAAIAAADLPLGKRVHALIITSGDDPGHFLTNNLITMYSKCRCLSTARRVFDKMPGRDLVSWNSILAAYAQAAGSDADNVQEGLGLFRRLRESVVFTSRLTLAPVLKLCLLSGHVWASEAVHGYAVKIGLEWDEFVSGALVNIYSKLGRIKAARVLFDGMMERDVVLWNTMLKAYVEMGLEEGLSFFSAFHRSGFRPDDVSVRSVLSGIDRIDYFEGKRHMEQVQAYAMKLFLYYTKSESLDIYSWNKTLSEYVKAGENWAAVECFIDIVRSKVELDSVTLVVILSAVAGVNDLDLGKQIHGIALKSHFDSVVSVANSLINMYSKAGSVYSSRKVFNRMKEVDLISWNSMISCCAQSGLGEEAVNLFMGLLHDGLRPDQFTIASVLRACSSLEEGLSASKQIHVHAIKSGIVADSFVSTALIDVYSRSGNMEDAEVLLGNKLKFNLASWNAMMFGYIMSNDCHKALDLMRMMHEGGHRPDEISLTTAGKAASSLVALGPGKQIHAHAIKTGFVLDLCVNSGILDMYIKCGDMGSAHTVFNYIPAPDGVAWTTMISGCVENGDEVLSLSIYHQMRQSRVEPDEYTFATLVKASSCLTALEQGKQIHADAIKLDFSSDPFVATSLVDMYAKCGNIEDAYRLFRRMDVRNVALWNAMLVGLAQHGNAEEALSLFRVMKMKNIEPDRVTFIGVLSACSHSGLVSEAYEYFSTMQKDYGVEPEIEHYSCLVDALGRAGRVQEAEKLIASMPFEASASMYRALLGACRVKGDTETGKRVAAQLLAMEPSDSSAYVLLSNIYAAANQWNVVNDARAMMQKQNVKKEPGFSWIDVKNKVHLFVVDDKSHPQADVIHDKVEEMIKRIGEEGYVPDTEFALVDVEEEEKERSLYYHSEKLAIAYGLISTPPSAAIRVIKNLRVCGDCHNAVKYISKVYQREIVLRDANRFHRFKDGTCSCGDYW, translated from the exons ATGAGCTTGTCCAAGAAAGGATCCTTTACCAACGACACCAAACTAAGCACTGCAAACAAGGCAACTGCATTGAATCCCAATGCAGCAGAGTTTGTTCCCTTTTCCCTCAGATCCCCATCATCTGGAAGCACCAGCGCAGCTCAGGTCACAACAAAGTTTTCTTCTTCTGGAACATTTGGAAAAGCAGTACTAGATCGAACAGAATCTTCCACATCAAATAATTCCGATGATGAGGCGCACCAATATTGGCGCCACCAGCTCCCTGATGATATTACCCCTGACTTTAAGGTCATGGGAGAAGATGAGTCGCAAGGCCTTGGGAACCTCTCTTTAGCGGGTTTGTCCTTACACGAAGATGTTGAAGCAACACGGTTTCCTGCCTCTACGGGCAGTGGATACTTATTAAACGAGTCACATATTAATGGCAATAGCTTTTCTGAAAAGTTGAGAGCTTCTGCACCTCCCTTTGGGGGGGAGGATCTTTCATCGGCCAGTTTCCTTCATATGTCACCTAAGCCTTGGGATAAGCAGATTCTGAACAGCAATCAGTTTGTCAGCAATGGTCAGGAGGAGTATCCGTATGATGGCATGTCTAGACACGGGTTCATGAATGATATGTTGGGTGAGCATGCAATTGTGGAAGGTGCGGATATTAACCCTGCTGAGTTTTTGGCTTCACAGTTCCCCGGCTTTTCTGCTCAGAGCCTTGCTGAAGTTTACTTTGCCAATGGTTGTGACTTGAACCTGACTGTTGAGATGTTAACTCAGTTGGAG CTTCAAGTTGATGGTGGTTTTAATGAGAATCTGAACTCAAAGACCTTGTCAGTTCCTGATCTTAGCTCAATGGACTTCCCTGCACTTACACCAACAGATGGTCAGCATGGTCATTCAAAATATGCCGGAGATGATGATTTCCAAAGTGGCAATCCTTATCGATCTTCTGACAAGGACAACATGCTTTTGTTCAAGTCTAGCTCATCAATTCCTACTAGAGGTGCAATAGATTTTGCTTCAGCTGTCAGGAAATTGGCGACCCAGGATTCTGGATGGAAGTATGAGAGAAACGGTTCTGCTGATGCTGCTATTGGCTCAAGCAGACGTTCCCAGCTTTTGAATAGCACTTACAGTACTGGACATGGAAGAGGCATGTACAGCGACAGGTCACAGAATCGTGGTTCACCTCGGACTGCGCCTGTTTGGCTTGAAACTGGAGATGCAGTTG CAAATATGTATTCTGATCTGCGGGATGAAGCTCGGGACCATGCACGCCTACGTAATGCATACTTTGAGCAG GCACGGCAAGCATACGTTGTTGGAAACAAGGCTCTAGCAAAGGAGCTGAGCGTTAAAGGACAGCTGCACAACATGCATATGAAGGAAGCTCATGAAAAAGCTCAAGAGTCTATATATCGTCAGAG GAACCCAGTTTCTCCAGAGATGCAGGGCAATGGGAGGTCACAAGAGAGGATGATAGACCTGCACGGGCTGCATGTAAGTGAAGCCCTTCATGTCCTGAAGCACGAGCTGAGCGTGTTGAGGAACGCTGCCAGAGCAGGAGAGCCTGGTATTCTGGTTTATATATGTGTGGGAACTGGCCACCACACCAGGGGCTCTCGCACACCGGCAAGGCTCCCAATAGCTGTACAGCGATACCTACTCGAAGAAGAAGGCATTGACTACACTGAACCACAGCCAGGGCTGCTCCGAATTCTGTTATAC AAATACTGGACACCTCTGAGTTATGTCTTCCGAAGTACAAATACCAGAATCTTGAGTTTCGGAGGGAAAACCAGACAATGCAACCAAGTAACGATAATGCAATTGCAACCCCACCTCCGTCCCAAATCCATTTCCCTCCTCACCAATTCTCCACACCCactatctctcttctctctcttcgcCTTCTCTTCTCTTTCCACTCCCCTCTCTCACTCCTCTCCCATCTGcccgtcttcttcttcctcctctcaaTGGTTCTCCGTCCTCCGCGCTGCCATTGCCGCCGCAGACTTGCCGCTCGGGAAGCGCGTTCACGCGCTGATTATAACCTCCGGCGACGACCCGGGCCATTTCTTGACCAACAACCTCATCACCATGTATTCCAAATGCCGGTGTCTGTCAACCGCACGCCGCGTGTTCGATAAAATGCCCGGCCGAGACCTTGTCTCATGGAACTCCATTCTAGCGGCCTATGCGCAGGCTGCGGGCTCTGATGCTGACAATGTTCAAGAGGGTCTTGGCCTTTTCCGGCGTCTTCGTGAATCTGTTGTTTTTACCAGTCGGCTCACTTTGGCGCCGGTTTTGAAGCTGTGTTTGCTCTCAGGGCATGTTTGGGCTTCAGAGGCGGTTCATGGGTATGCTGTTAAGATTGGATTGGAGTGGGATGAGTTTGTTTCTGGTGCTCTTGTGAATATATATTCTAAACTCGGACGAATTAAGGCTGCCCGTGTGTTGTTTGATGGGATGATGGAAAGGGATGTGGTGTTGTGGAATACAATGCTTAAGGCATATGTGGAAATGGGTCTCGAGGAAggactttctttcttctctgctTTTCATCGAAGTGGATTCCGTCCTGATGATGTTAGTGTGCGCTCTGTTCTCAGTGGGATTGACAGAATTGATTATTTTGAAGGCAAGAGGCACATGGAGCAGGTTCAAGCATATGCAATGAAATTGTTTTTGTATTATACTAAGTCGGAATCTTTGGACATATATTCATGGAACAAGACATTGTCTGAGTATGTTAAAGCTGGTGAAAATTGGGCTGCTGTAGAATGTTTTATAGATATTGTAAGATCAAAAGTAGAGCTTGACAGTGTAACATTAGTTGTTATTCTGTCTGCGGTTGCAGGTGTAAATGACTTGGACTTGGGGAAACAGATTCACGGCATTGCTTTGAAATCACATTTTGATTCTGTTGTTTCTGTTGCAAATAGCCTTATCAACATGTATTCAAAGGCTGGTTCTGTTTATTCTTCAAGAAAAGTGTTCAATCGCATGAAAGAAGTGGACTTAATTTCCTGGAACTCGATGATATCATGTTGTGCACAAAGTGGTTTAGGAGAGGAAGCGGTAAACTTGTTTATGGGCTTATTACATGATGGTTTGAGACCTGATCAATTTACTATTGCAAGTGTtttaagggcttgctcctcgcTTGAAGAAGGGTTGTCAGCCAGCAAACAGATTCATGTTCATGCTATAAAATCCGGCATTGTTGCTGACAGTTTTGTTTCGACGGCTCTTATTGATGTTTATTCTAGAAGTGGAAACATGGAGGATGCAGAGGTCCTCCTTGGAAACAAACTTAAATTCAATCTGGCGTCTTGGAATGCAATGATGTTCGGATACATAATGAGTAATGACTGTCACAAGGCATTGGACCTTATGAGGATGATGCACGAAGGTGGACACAGGCCGGATGAGATATCTTTAACAACTGCGGGTAAGGCTGCTAGTAGCCTGGTAGCTTTGGGACCAGGAAAGCAAATTCATGCTCATGCCATAAAAACagggtttgttttggatttATGTGTTAACAGCGGAATTCTAGATATGTATATCAAATGTGGAGACATGGGAAGTGCACACACAGTTTTCAATTACATCCCTGCACCCGATGGTGTTGCATGGACAACTATGATCTCAGGATGTGTAGAAAATGGAGATGAAGTGCTCTCTCTTTCTATATACCATCAGATGAGGCAGTCACGAGTGGAGCCTGATGAATATACCTTTGCCACCCTTGTCAAAGCCAGCTCATGTTTGACAGCATTAGAACAGGGAAAACAGATACACGCTGATGCTATAAAGTTGGATTTTTCCTCGGACCCTTTTGTCGCGACATCACTTGTTGACATGTATGCCAAGTGTGGCAACATAGAAGATGCTTATCGTTTATTCAGGAGGATGGATGTTAGGAACGTCGCCCTGTGGAATGCCATGTTGGTCGGTTTAGCTCAGCACGGAAATGCTGAAGAAGCACTAAGCCTTTTCAGAGtcatgaaaatgaagaacatcGAGCCTGATAGAGTTACTTTCATTGGAGTCCTTTCTGCTTGCAGCCATTCTGGTTTAGTTTCCGAAGCTTATGAGTATTTTTCTACAATGCAGAAAGATTACGGTGTTGAACCTGAGATTGAACACTACTCTTGCCTAGTTGATGCCCTTGGCCGTGCAGGTCGAGTCCAAGAGGCAGAAAAGCTGATAGCATCAATGCCCTTTGAAGCTTCTGCCTCAATGTATAGAGCCCTTCTAGGTGCTTGTAGAGTTAAAGGGGACACCGAAACTGGAAAACGAGTTGCAGCACAGCTCCTGGCCATGGAGCCATCTGACTCCTCCGCCTACGTGCTTTTATCCAACATCTATGCGGCTGCCAACCAATGGAATGTCGTAAATGATGCCAGAGCAATGATGCAGAAACAGAATGTAAAGAAAGAACCCGGTTTCAGCTGGATAGACGTGAAGAACAAGGTACATTTGTTTGTGGTAGACGATAAATCCCATCCACAAGCAGATGTCATACACGACAAGGTGGAGGAGATGATAAAGCGAATCGGGGAAGAAGGGTACGTCCCGGATACGGAGTTTGCACTGGTGGATGtggaagaagaggagaaagagCGGTCTCTGTACTACCACAGTGAGAAGCTAGCAATAGCTTATGGACTCATAAGCACTCCTCCGTCGGCCGCCATTCGGGTGATAAAAAACCTGAGAGTTTGTGGAGATTGCCATAATGCAGTGAAATACATATCAAAGGTTTATCAGAGAGAGATTGTTTTGAGAGATGCAAATCGCTTCCATCGGTTCAAGGATGGAACTTGTTCTTGCGGTGATTACTGGTGA